From Mustelus asterias unplaced genomic scaffold, sMusAst1.hap1.1 HAP1_SCAFFOLD_771, whole genome shotgun sequence, a single genomic window includes:
- the LOC144487393 gene encoding NACHT, LRR and PYD domains-containing protein 3-like — MAEGSNRGEYPTASSKMRMDTDPNSTIPQFLTKCDDYQLFKLTKFYRDRLEQAMEGGVDGVSLTLTYERIFTGQEHRKVTELVDKGNRADSSKLLLNLVMEKGSRARRVMWESFVRMRHGVPKLDKILKEIQELGSDAFDEMNIAQGLSELPSHLKDLQQKHKETLRVQTETLRVSTILIKEKVKIFQLVDRYAELTVISTVRDRTLVEHELLARGQDHEEWREKDLRRELEKIRTDQLFQSSFSQTGSLLQKIRRLFHQSHSRSKSGSSAAMSGVPGIGKTTMVQKIVYDWATGKIYPHFQFVFCFKFRDLNTINCRINLRNLILDQYPYFGNILGELWKNPEGLLFIFDGLDEFKDSIDFADNRRNTEPQYMCTDPEFRCEVSDIVYSLIQHKLLPGCSVLVTSRPTALHLLEKADISIWAEILGFVGDERKEYFNKFFEDQTVAAAVFKHVEENEILYTMCYNPSYCWILGLSLGPFFTQRDRKRQQVPKTITQLYSYYIYNILKNHGREIENPRDVLLKLGEMAFTGISKKKIVFRNEDLIKSRGDRETPP, encoded by the exons atggctgaaggtTCAAACAGGGGAGAATATCCAACAGCTTCATCAAAAATGAGAATGGACACAG ATCCAAACTCCACAATTCCTCAGTTCCTGACAAAGTGTGATGATTACCAACTGTTCAAATTGACAAAATTCTACCGGGACAGACTAGAACAGGCAATGGAaggaggagtggatggagtcAGCTTAACGTTAACATATGAGAGGATTTTCACTGGACAAGAGCATCGG aaagtcactgagctcgtggataagggaaaccgggcggacagttccaaacttctcctcaatctggtgatggaaaaaggatctcgggctcgaagggtgatgtgggaatcctttgtgagaatgcgtcacggagtcccaaagctggataaaatactgaaagaaatACAGGAGCTTG GTTCTGATGCATTCGATGAGATGAACATTGCACAAGGTTTATCTGAATTGCCCAGTCACCTGAAAG atctccaacagaaacacaaggagacactccgggtacaaactgaaacactgagagtgagcactatcctcataaaggagaaggttaagattttccagctggttgatcgatacgctgagctaacggttatttctactgttcgagatcggacacttgtcgaacatgaactgctggcaagaggccaagaccatgaagaatggagagagaaagatctccggagagaactggaaaaaatccgaactgatcaattgttccagagcagcttttcccagacggGCAGTTTGCTGCAAAAAATTAGGAGATTATTCCACCAATCCCATTCAAGATCCAAATCTGGGAGTTCAGCAGCAATGAGtggagtgccgggaattggaaaaacaacaatggtacaaaagattgtttatgactgggccactgggaaaatatacccacactttcaatttgttttctgttttaaattccgggatttgaacactattaactgtagaataaacctgaggaatctgatattggatcagtatccttactttgggaatattctgggagagctctggaagaacccagagggattgctgtttatattcgatggtttggatgaattcaaggacagtattgattttgctgacaatcggagaaatacagaacctcagtacatgtgcacagatcccgaattccggtgtgaagtgtctgacattgtgtacagtttaatacagcacaagctgctcccaggatgttcagtgttagtgaccagccgccccactgcattacatttattggaaaaggctgacatcagtatctgggctgaaatcctgggatttgttggtgatgaacggaaggaatatttcaacaagttttttgaagatcagacggtggcagcagctgttttcaaacacgtggaggagaacgagatcctgtacaccatgtgttacaacccttcctactgctggatcctcggtctgtcactgggtcccttctttacacaaagagacaggaaacggcagcaagttcccaagaccatcacccaactatattcctactatatttacaacattctgaaaaaccatggccgagagattgaaaacccccgtgatgtgttactgaagcttggtgagatggccttcacaggaatctccaagaagaagattgtgtttagaaatGAAGATTTGATCAa atcccgggGAGATCGTGAAACTCCTCCGTGA